A window from Embleya scabrispora encodes these proteins:
- a CDS encoding quinone oxidoreductase family protein, giving the protein MHAIRIEEHGGPEVMRWTELPDPSPGPGEVLVRLGAAGVNYMDIGARNQGGPGWAAPAILGAEGMGRVAGLGEGVRDLAEGDRVAWFYHPGSYAELLVVPAQSLVKVPDGIDDETAAAVMMQGLTASHLSTETHPIAPGDTAVVHAAAGGVGLLLTQMVKARGGRVIGLVSREDKVPTAKEAGADHVLIHSGGGFEDRIRELTGGRGADVVYDGGGADTFRSSQLALRSHGVHAYYGPFMGVPTLRPTDLPNSILLTYPVVHHHVDTRAALLRRTGEVFDLVLDGRLTPRVTGRYALADAARAHADLESRRTTGKLLLLP; this is encoded by the coding sequence ATGCATGCGATCCGCATCGAAGAGCACGGCGGCCCCGAGGTCATGCGCTGGACCGAACTGCCCGACCCGTCCCCCGGCCCCGGCGAGGTGCTGGTGCGCCTGGGCGCCGCCGGCGTGAACTACATGGACATCGGCGCCCGCAACCAGGGTGGCCCCGGCTGGGCCGCGCCGGCGATCCTCGGTGCCGAAGGCATGGGCCGCGTCGCCGGGCTCGGCGAGGGCGTCCGGGACCTGGCCGAGGGCGATCGGGTGGCCTGGTTCTACCACCCGGGCAGCTACGCCGAACTCCTCGTCGTACCGGCGCAGTCGCTGGTCAAGGTGCCCGACGGGATCGACGACGAGACGGCCGCCGCCGTGATGATGCAGGGCCTGACCGCGAGCCACCTGAGCACCGAGACCCACCCGATCGCGCCGGGCGACACCGCCGTGGTGCACGCGGCGGCGGGCGGCGTCGGCCTGCTGCTCACGCAGATGGTCAAGGCGCGCGGCGGCCGGGTGATCGGCCTGGTCTCGCGCGAGGACAAGGTCCCCACGGCGAAGGAGGCCGGCGCCGACCACGTGCTGATCCACTCCGGCGGCGGCTTCGAGGACCGGATCAGGGAGCTGACCGGCGGACGGGGGGCCGACGTCGTCTACGACGGCGGCGGCGCCGACACCTTCCGGTCCTCCCAGCTGGCGCTGCGGTCGCACGGGGTGCACGCGTACTACGGCCCGTTCATGGGCGTCCCGACCCTGCGGCCCACCGACCTGCCGAACAGCATCCTGCTGACGTATCCCGTGGTGCATCACCACGTCGACACCCGTGCGGCACTGCTCCGGCGCACCGGCGAGGTCTTCGATCTGGTCCTGGACGGACGCCTCACCCCCCGCGTCACCGGCCGCTACGCCCTCGCGGACGCGGCCCGCGCCCACGCGGACCTCGAGTCGCGCCGCACCACCGGCAAGCTGCTGCTCCTGCCGTGA
- a CDS encoding TetR/AcrR family transcriptional regulator codes for MPLTRKGAATRRRIIEGAAEQIRAEGVFGLRLEDVMARTATSKSQLFHYFPDGKDELLLAVARHEAARVIDDQQPELGALTSWDAWYRWRDKVLARYRAQGVDCPLHVALSRLGTATDAGRSVAGELLDRWQGQLAEGIRHMQDGGEIAPALDADREAAALLAGIQGGVLILLTTGATTHLEAALDLGIAHLRNGDHRDR; via the coding sequence GTGCCGTTGACCCGCAAGGGCGCCGCGACCAGGCGGCGCATCATCGAGGGCGCCGCCGAGCAGATCCGGGCCGAGGGCGTGTTCGGGCTGCGGCTGGAGGACGTCATGGCCCGCACCGCGACCAGCAAGAGCCAGCTCTTCCACTACTTCCCGGACGGGAAGGACGAACTGCTCCTCGCGGTGGCCCGGCACGAGGCGGCCCGGGTGATCGACGACCAGCAGCCGGAGCTGGGCGCGCTCACCTCCTGGGACGCCTGGTACCGGTGGCGGGACAAGGTCCTCGCCCGGTACCGCGCGCAGGGCGTCGACTGCCCCCTGCACGTGGCGCTGTCCCGACTGGGCACGGCCACCGACGCCGGCCGGAGCGTCGCCGGCGAACTGCTCGACCGGTGGCAGGGGCAGCTGGCCGAGGGCATCCGGCACATGCAGGACGGCGGCGAGATCGCCCCCGCGCTGGACGCCGACCGCGAGGCCGCCGCGCTGTTGGCCGGCATCCAGGGCGGGGTGCTGATCCTGCTGACCACGGGCGCCACCACCCACCTGGAGGCCGCGCTCGACCTGGGCATCGCCCACCTGCGCAACGGGGATCACCGGGACCGATGA
- a CDS encoding lanthionine synthetase C family protein, producing MTDERRTDVVTPTRGAGEPPHAERARATVARVLDRLADPAAVADDTIAIAARSWAPECASPWSELSLSSGCPGVSLAFGGTTPRGPEHTVRAHAYLKRAMEVMAREDFPTGGMFDGPGAVAVATLVAHEATGGYVSALARLDDHRRRVIRATLPRPRTHVPLVSNAEFETVRGLSGMGRYLLARVDGGSGTDAGIDEVRMVLSYLVGLTEGEITHRGRRVPRWWASGAPKIGQEADFPAGHLNLGLSHGVAGPLALLASAWRAGVRVPGHQAAMESLVALLVRCAVPTGEALWWPPSYSLDQWAAGSPGPDPRFPRPSWCYGVPGVSRAIQLAALALDRPDWHELTRRSLIGLLATPISEWGVEDSALCHGRAGLLHLLGLLGEHVDDARLPVVRDELAALILDGYDDEHRFGFRVAMTDAAVGADIPSFLEGAAGVALALDAYAEGRARAGWDRVLMVA from the coding sequence ATGACGGATGAGCGCAGGACCGACGTGGTCACCCCGACGAGGGGCGCCGGCGAACCTCCCCATGCCGAACGTGCGCGCGCGACCGTGGCCCGCGTACTGGATCGGCTCGCCGATCCGGCCGCCGTGGCCGACGACACCATCGCGATCGCGGCGCGGTCCTGGGCCCCCGAGTGCGCGTCGCCGTGGAGCGAGTTGTCGTTGTCCAGCGGCTGCCCCGGGGTGTCCTTGGCGTTCGGCGGCACCACCCCGCGCGGCCCGGAGCACACCGTCCGCGCGCATGCCTACCTGAAGCGGGCGATGGAGGTGATGGCCCGCGAGGACTTCCCCACCGGCGGCATGTTCGACGGCCCCGGCGCGGTCGCGGTCGCCACGCTGGTCGCACACGAGGCGACCGGCGGGTACGTGTCGGCCCTGGCCCGGCTCGACGACCATCGACGGCGGGTGATCCGGGCCACGCTGCCGCGCCCGCGCACCCATGTGCCACTCGTCTCGAACGCCGAGTTCGAGACGGTTCGCGGACTGAGCGGCATGGGCCGGTACCTGCTGGCGCGCGTCGACGGCGGGAGCGGTACGGACGCCGGTATCGACGAGGTGCGGATGGTGCTGTCGTACCTGGTCGGCCTCACCGAGGGGGAGATCACCCATCGCGGGCGCCGGGTGCCGCGCTGGTGGGCGTCGGGCGCGCCGAAGATCGGACAGGAGGCCGACTTCCCCGCCGGCCACCTCAACCTGGGCCTTTCACACGGCGTGGCGGGACCGCTGGCCCTGCTCGCGTCGGCCTGGCGAGCGGGGGTGCGGGTCCCGGGGCACCAGGCAGCGATGGAAAGCCTGGTGGCGCTGCTCGTCCGCTGCGCCGTCCCGACCGGCGAGGCACTGTGGTGGCCGCCGTCCTACAGCCTGGACCAGTGGGCGGCGGGGTCGCCCGGGCCCGATCCGAGGTTCCCGCGACCGTCGTGGTGTTACGGCGTACCCGGGGTGTCCCGGGCGATCCAGTTGGCCGCGCTGGCCCTCGATCGACCCGACTGGCACGAACTGACCCGGCGTTCGCTGATCGGCCTGTTGGCGACCCCGATCTCGGAGTGGGGTGTCGAGGACTCGGCGCTGTGTCACGGCCGGGCCGGGTTGCTGCACCTGCTCGGCCTGCTCGGCGAACACGTGGACGACGCGCGACTGCCGGTCGTCCGGGACGAGTTGGCCGCGCTGATCCTGGACGGATACGACGACGAGCACCGTTTCGGCTTCCGCGTGGCGATGACCGACGCGGCGGTGGGCGCGGACATACCGTCGTTCCTGGAGGGCGCGGCGGGTGTCGCGCTCGCGTTGGACGCGTATGCGGAAGGGCGGGCGAGGGCGGGCTGGGATCGGGTGTTGATGGTGGCCTGA
- a CDS encoding cytochrome P450, with product MPLDEIDLADNDRFLDGETPWRMFHTLRREDPVHWQPEPAPNSGFWALTRHSDIVAVDRDPQTFTSTRFTNLEEVDDSQIAIRRSLLESDGLRHGALRRLLQKQFTPRAIADYGTFLRGLTARTLDNALAKGTFDFVHEVSADFPINVLARMLDVPGEDTEKLIDWGNRIIGNTDPDYTDVLLDSADSERYRDLPFRSPASLEVFAYGRELAERRRGGEGTDLVSRLVNQAPSDGVPLSRHDFDNYFLLLVVAGNETTRHAISHTMLALLRNPTQLELLRDNLALMPNAVEEFLRWSSPVYHFRRTATRDAEIGGRRIREGDKVVMWFASGNRDEAVFENPYDLDITRRRVDHLTFGKGGPHICLGNALARLEMRIMFEELLPRIADIRPAGEIRRVRSNFVNGIKELPVTVTLA from the coding sequence ATGCCGCTGGACGAGATCGACCTCGCGGACAACGACCGTTTCCTCGACGGCGAGACGCCGTGGCGCATGTTCCACACGCTGCGCCGCGAGGATCCCGTGCACTGGCAGCCCGAACCGGCGCCGAACAGCGGCTTCTGGGCGCTGACCCGGCACTCCGACATCGTCGCGGTCGACCGCGACCCGCAGACCTTCACCTCCACGCGCTTCACCAACCTGGAGGAGGTCGACGACTCGCAGATCGCCATCCGCCGCTCGCTCCTGGAGAGCGACGGCCTGCGCCACGGCGCCCTGCGCAGACTGCTGCAGAAGCAGTTCACGCCGCGCGCGATCGCCGACTACGGCACGTTCCTGCGCGGACTGACCGCCCGTACCCTCGACAACGCGCTGGCCAAGGGCACGTTCGACTTCGTGCACGAGGTCTCCGCCGACTTCCCGATCAACGTGTTGGCCAGGATGCTGGACGTGCCGGGCGAGGACACCGAGAAGCTGATCGACTGGGGCAACCGGATCATCGGCAACACCGACCCGGACTACACGGACGTACTGCTGGACAGCGCGGACAGCGAGCGGTATCGCGACCTGCCCTTCCGTAGCCCGGCCTCGCTGGAAGTCTTCGCGTACGGTCGCGAGTTGGCCGAACGACGCCGGGGCGGTGAAGGCACGGACCTGGTCAGCCGGCTGGTCAACCAGGCCCCCTCCGACGGTGTGCCGCTGTCGCGGCACGACTTCGACAACTACTTCCTGCTCCTGGTCGTGGCCGGCAACGAGACCACGCGACACGCGATCTCGCACACGATGCTGGCCCTGCTGCGCAACCCGACACAGCTGGAGCTGCTGCGCGACAACCTCGCGCTGATGCCGAACGCCGTCGAGGAGTTCCTGCGCTGGTCCTCGCCCGTCTACCACTTCCGCCGCACCGCGACCCGGGACGCCGAGATCGGCGGCAGGCGCATCCGCGAGGGCGACAAGGTGGTGATGTGGTTCGCCTCGGGCAACCGGGACGAGGCGGTGTTCGAGAACCCGTACGACCTCGACATCACCCGACGCCGCGTCGACCACCTCACCTTCGGCAAGGGCGGCCCGCACATCTGCCTCGGCAACGCCCTGGCCCGCCTGGAGATGCGGATCATGTTCGAGGAACTGCTCCCCCGGATCGCGGACATCCGCCCGGCGGGCGAGATCCGCCGGGTCCGCTCGAACTTCGTCAACGGCATCAAGGAACTCCCGGTGACGGTGACGTTGGCCTGA
- a CDS encoding glutamine synthetase family protein: protein MNPSESDRVHAVVADLRARGIDVVRVAYPDLIGTDRGRDVLVDHLPSVQAHGLAFCRAVFHTTPRGETVAVTGGMDAGLPDVCVYPDLDTLVDIPWEPGVAWCLGETVDPATGRPAAEAPRSLLREVLRRMADETGLRPVVGPELEYFLCEPDPDGRGGWRRYGDAPGNVYVAGRRGDPDGHLLRTLRHLGKLGIGATTGNHEFCSGQFEINLHHSDALDAADRAFRFKASVKELARLEGRLATFMAKPFADEGGSGFHLHLSCVDPVGANAFDDPDGAHGLSTVAHHAIAGVLAHAPALAALLNPTVNSYKRFGPDTLAPWLIDWGLDNRSAMARIPPERGAGARLEIRLGDASANPYLAVAGLLAAVHLGLRDKAMPPPPLEGYGYDAAKAPTLPATLTEALDAFAADDALTALLGAEFTDAFLTYKRDEVARFHRHVTDWEFTEYAYHL from the coding sequence GTGAATCCATCCGAGTCGGACCGGGTCCACGCCGTCGTCGCCGACCTGCGGGCGCGCGGTATCGATGTGGTCCGGGTCGCCTATCCGGACCTGATCGGCACCGATCGTGGTCGCGACGTGCTGGTGGACCACCTGCCCTCGGTACAGGCCCACGGACTGGCCTTTTGCCGCGCGGTCTTCCACACCACGCCCCGAGGCGAGACCGTCGCGGTCACCGGCGGCATGGACGCGGGACTGCCGGACGTCTGCGTGTACCCGGACCTGGACACGCTGGTCGACATCCCGTGGGAGCCGGGCGTGGCGTGGTGTCTGGGCGAGACCGTGGACCCGGCGACCGGGCGGCCGGCCGCCGAGGCGCCGCGCTCGCTGCTGCGCGAGGTGCTGCGTCGCATGGCGGACGAGACCGGGCTGCGGCCGGTGGTCGGGCCCGAGTTGGAGTACTTCCTGTGCGAGCCGGACCCGGACGGACGGGGCGGGTGGCGGCGGTACGGCGACGCGCCGGGCAACGTCTACGTCGCGGGCCGGCGCGGCGACCCCGACGGCCACCTGCTGCGCACCCTGCGCCACCTCGGGAAGCTGGGCATCGGCGCCACCACCGGCAACCACGAGTTCTGCTCGGGCCAGTTCGAGATCAACCTGCACCACTCGGACGCGCTCGACGCCGCCGATCGGGCCTTCCGCTTCAAGGCATCGGTCAAGGAACTGGCCCGCCTGGAGGGCAGGTTGGCCACGTTCATGGCCAAACCCTTCGCGGACGAGGGCGGTTCCGGGTTCCATCTACACCTGAGCTGCGTGGACCCGGTCGGGGCCAACGCGTTCGACGACCCCGACGGGGCGCACGGCCTGTCCACGGTCGCGCACCACGCCATCGCCGGCGTACTCGCGCACGCCCCCGCGCTGGCCGCGCTGCTGAACCCGACGGTCAACTCGTACAAACGATTCGGCCCGGACACGCTCGCGCCGTGGCTGATCGACTGGGGCCTGGACAACCGCAGCGCGATGGCCCGGATACCGCCCGAGCGCGGCGCGGGCGCGCGCCTGGAGATCCGCCTCGGCGACGCGAGCGCCAACCCGTATCTCGCCGTCGCCGGGCTGCTCGCCGCGGTACATCTGGGCCTGCGCGACAAGGCGATGCCGCCGCCTCCGCTGGAGGGGTACGGCTACGACGCCGCCAAGGCACCGACCCTGCCCGCGACGCTGACCGAGGCGCTCGACGCCTTCGCGGCCGACGACGCGCTCACCGCGCTGCTCGGCGCGGAGTTCACCGACGCCTTCCTCACCTACAAGCGCGACGAGGTCGCCCGCTTCCACCGGCACGTCACCGACTGGGAGTTCACCGAGTACGCCTACCACCTCTGA
- a CDS encoding HU family DNA-binding protein codes for MNKAQLVEAIADKLGGRAAAEEAVDAVLDTIIRSVVAGDRVSVTGFGSFEKVDRAARYARNPQTGERVRVKKTSVPRFRPGQGFKDLTGGTKKLTKGETAIKKASPGTVSGGTTVAGKKAAAKKTTAKKTTAKKTAKKATTRAAAPAASSARKTTAKKATTRATPAAKTTAAKKTTAKKTTAKKTTAKKTTAKATPAKTSAKKAAKPPTRGASGRKGTAAKRATGARTANRV; via the coding sequence ATGAACAAGGCACAACTCGTCGAAGCCATCGCCGACAAGCTCGGCGGCCGGGCTGCGGCCGAGGAAGCGGTCGACGCGGTTTTGGACACCATCATTCGTTCCGTCGTCGCGGGCGACCGGGTCTCGGTCACCGGCTTCGGGTCGTTCGAGAAGGTCGACCGGGCCGCTCGCTACGCCCGTAACCCCCAGACGGGCGAACGGGTTCGGGTCAAGAAGACGTCGGTGCCGCGCTTCCGCCCGGGCCAGGGCTTCAAGGACCTCACCGGCGGCACCAAGAAGCTGACCAAGGGCGAGACCGCGATCAAGAAGGCGTCCCCGGGCACCGTGTCCGGCGGCACCACCGTCGCGGGCAAGAAGGCCGCGGCCAAGAAGACCACCGCGAAGAAGACCACCGCCAAGAAGACCGCCAAGAAGGCCACGACGCGCGCCGCCGCGCCGGCCGCCTCCTCGGCGCGCAAGACCACCGCGAAGAAGGCCACCACCCGCGCTACCCCGGCGGCCAAGACCACCGCGGCGAAGAAGACCACCGCCAAGAAGACGACGGCCAAGAAGACGACCGCCAAGAAGACCACGGCCAAGGCGACCCCGGCGAAGACCAGCGCCAAGAAGGCCGCCAAGCCGCCGACGCGCGGCGCGTCCGGTCGCAAGGGGACCGCGGCCAAGCGCGCGACCGGCGCTCGTACCGCCAACCGCGTCTGA
- a CDS encoding PI-PLC domain-containing protein: MDSSGGVSAASLGSPEHRGTRGGARSIGRPGLGLLVVVFALLVALLPATSSAAPLTAAAQRWGNARLDQVGSLTTHNSFTNYEDSRWSSVNQSESVRDQLAGGVRGLMLDTHWYEHSTALCVISFGSDCYPSDVYLCHGDCKAFAGVTYALPRQSFAGTMQTVVDFLTANPLEVVTVFLEDYVDTEQLRGSLGRVRGLSDLLFRPDTAGVRDNGWPRVADLVTANKRLLMFSDRSDKTSLGVMYDKAWTVQNHWSLGDLGNDLACTSRWSDVPLDRTEPGFRRLFVMSHFRNVPTVGTAALDNGAKLGNRIAQQCEQAAGRAPNFVAVDFHRLSDGSGRTPASIVAELNRR, encoded by the coding sequence ATGGACTCTTCCGGCGGCGTCTCGGCCGCCTCTCTGGGATCTCCGGAACACCGCGGCACGCGCGGCGGGGCGCGCTCGATCGGCCGACCCGGACTCGGGCTGCTCGTCGTGGTGTTCGCCCTCCTGGTCGCCCTCCTCCCCGCCACCTCCTCCGCGGCACCCCTCACCGCCGCGGCGCAACGCTGGGGCAACGCCCGGCTGGATCAGGTGGGTTCGCTGACCACGCACAACTCGTTCACCAACTACGAGGACTCCCGATGGTCCTCGGTCAACCAATCCGAGTCGGTGCGCGACCAGTTGGCCGGCGGTGTGCGCGGACTGATGCTCGACACGCACTGGTACGAGCACAGCACCGCGCTGTGCGTGATCAGCTTCGGCAGCGACTGCTATCCGAGCGACGTCTATCTGTGCCACGGCGACTGCAAGGCATTCGCGGGAGTGACGTACGCACTGCCCCGGCAGAGCTTCGCGGGCACGATGCAGACCGTCGTGGACTTCCTGACCGCGAATCCGCTGGAGGTGGTGACCGTCTTCCTGGAGGACTACGTCGACACCGAGCAACTGCGCGGCTCGCTCGGCCGGGTGCGCGGACTGTCGGATCTGCTGTTCCGCCCGGACACCGCCGGGGTGCGCGACAACGGCTGGCCGAGGGTGGCGGACCTGGTCACCGCGAACAAGCGGCTGTTGATGTTCTCCGACCGGTCGGACAAGACGAGCCTCGGGGTGATGTACGACAAGGCGTGGACCGTGCAGAACCACTGGAGCCTGGGCGACCTGGGCAACGACCTCGCCTGTACGAGCCGCTGGTCGGACGTGCCGTTGGACCGGACCGAACCGGGCTTTCGCCGGTTGTTCGTGATGAGCCACTTCCGCAACGTGCCGACGGTGGGCACCGCGGCCCTGGACAACGGGGCCAAGCTCGGAAATCGAATCGCACAGCAGTGCGAACAGGCGGCGGGCCGAGCCCCGAACTTCGTCGCGGTCGACTTCCATCGCCTGTCGGACGGGAGCGGCCGGACACCGGCGTCGATCGTCGCCGAGTTGAACCGGCGGTAG
- a CDS encoding lantibiotic dehydratase encodes MRHSEHEHGRGDGPHEGYDDARGDEDTYRPAGPIFVRMASVPCAEPEPDAVTSSADPADAETPAALRRATADPLFREALGIAGGSLSAALDRLDAGIDPGPKRLRGMAMSVSRYALRMSGRPTPFGLFAGVATGRFGPNARVVVRGHAAKAVRLDAERLHERVQAWLALPEVRSRVDVVLNDLSRVRDGRLILPGPTRELSVRHSALVEHVCATVTHPVPYESVLDRTAEAFPDAPRDRLDAAVAQLLRYGFLISSITPHRLDDALFDRIAGAIEELPEAAATFRATRIAVREYEKVPPGEGGDAWRRLTALLDPDADTDHPPAQVDLRMDADIVLPTAVGDEAAAYADAMWALSDAWVTHLHMRDYRDRFLDRYGTTRLVPLAELVDPHRGLGFPSGYEAARAGGGPAPDDYRADRDRRVLTAELVQEALLGDDRELRLTPDLIERLAATMRPEGDVPAPPPNSLELNLQLLADDTAALDEGRFRLIGSAQAGSWLAGAMTGRFAELTDMTEELAGLVAAAADPGTVPAQISFAPTGRRALNMSQVPELLPYRIPVGIHADRNDPHCLDWRELLVGLDPIGLTLLMPDTGRRVLPVVPHMVALDHWAPEVVRLMVDIAFGRSRTWTGWDWAGLEVLPQLPRVTHGRVVAAPRRWIPSRAMRASVGEPREFDRALREWSDRYEVPDRVQLVDGDRAHGLDLDSAWHRTLLRHEMRRSRIALLEDLTERGRGCGWAAGHRTELVVPLVRRRPTRTTRPDVPAVPARIPAPLPDRYHLPGEDWLFVKLYAIPGTHDELLRTHLPTLLDTVGGHIDRWFFIRYLDPRPHVRVRLHGDPARLREVVLPELARRVRVMRERGAIRSMALDVYEPETDRYAGPDALVAAERLFTLDSRSALAQLGMRARGGLAVPNEVLIAVNHALLLESLGDWDWCSWVVSAFVKGPAQTVFRRHRPLVRELIRPGRTAAAVEQRLGVSALADMWTRPAEGRAYGRTVLSDSGRRPANARHENALLGLLHMQHNRLLGIDRASEGRGYAILRGIASDHLGRLAHPPRQWPTDVEGDRRDDG; translated from the coding sequence GTGCGACACTCCGAACACGAGCACGGGCGCGGCGACGGTCCGCACGAGGGATACGACGACGCGCGAGGCGACGAGGACACCTATCGGCCGGCCGGCCCGATCTTCGTGCGGATGGCGAGTGTGCCGTGCGCCGAGCCGGAGCCGGACGCCGTGACATCGAGCGCGGATCCGGCCGACGCCGAGACCCCGGCGGCCCTGCGGCGGGCCACCGCCGACCCGCTGTTCCGCGAAGCCCTCGGCATCGCCGGCGGCAGCCTGTCCGCGGCCCTCGATCGCCTCGACGCGGGCATCGACCCCGGCCCCAAGCGGCTCAGGGGCATGGCCATGTCGGTGTCCCGGTACGCGTTGCGGATGTCCGGCCGACCGACCCCGTTCGGCCTGTTCGCGGGCGTGGCCACCGGCCGGTTCGGACCGAACGCGCGCGTGGTCGTGCGCGGCCACGCTGCCAAGGCCGTGCGCCTGGACGCCGAACGACTGCACGAGCGGGTCCAGGCGTGGCTGGCCCTGCCCGAGGTCCGTAGTCGCGTCGACGTGGTGCTCAACGACCTGAGCCGGGTCCGGGACGGCCGACTGATCCTGCCCGGCCCCACACGCGAGTTGTCGGTGCGGCACAGCGCACTGGTCGAGCACGTCTGCGCGACGGTGACCCACCCCGTCCCGTACGAGAGCGTGCTAGATCGCACCGCCGAGGCGTTCCCCGACGCGCCCCGCGACCGGCTCGACGCGGCCGTCGCGCAGTTGTTGCGGTACGGCTTCCTGATCAGCTCGATCACCCCACACCGACTGGACGACGCCCTGTTCGATCGCATCGCCGGCGCGATCGAGGAACTACCCGAGGCGGCCGCGACGTTTCGGGCGACGCGGATCGCCGTACGCGAGTACGAGAAGGTCCCACCCGGCGAAGGCGGCGACGCCTGGCGGCGGTTGACCGCCCTGCTCGACCCGGACGCCGACACGGACCACCCCCCGGCCCAGGTCGACCTGCGGATGGATGCCGACATCGTCCTGCCGACCGCGGTGGGCGACGAGGCGGCCGCCTACGCGGACGCGATGTGGGCGCTGTCCGACGCGTGGGTCACCCACCTCCACATGCGCGACTACCGCGATCGTTTCCTCGATCGATACGGCACCACCCGGCTCGTGCCGTTGGCCGAACTCGTGGACCCGCACCGCGGTTTGGGTTTCCCGTCCGGCTACGAGGCGGCCCGCGCGGGCGGCGGGCCGGCGCCCGACGACTACCGGGCCGACCGCGACCGGCGGGTGCTGACCGCCGAGTTGGTCCAGGAGGCGCTGCTGGGCGACGATCGCGAACTACGGCTGACCCCCGACCTGATCGAGCGGCTGGCCGCCACCATGCGGCCCGAGGGCGACGTACCCGCGCCGCCGCCGAACTCGCTGGAGCTGAACCTCCAACTCCTGGCCGACGACACGGCCGCGCTCGACGAGGGCCGCTTCCGCCTGATCGGCTCCGCCCAGGCGGGCTCGTGGTTGGCCGGTGCCATGACCGGCCGCTTCGCCGAACTCACGGACATGACAGAGGAGTTGGCAGGTCTGGTGGCGGCTGCGGCGGATCCGGGCACGGTGCCGGCGCAGATCTCGTTCGCGCCCACCGGTCGCCGCGCGCTGAACATGTCCCAGGTACCCGAACTGCTGCCGTACCGGATCCCGGTCGGAATCCACGCCGACCGAAACGATCCCCACTGCCTGGACTGGCGCGAACTGCTGGTGGGCCTCGATCCGATCGGCCTGACGTTGCTCATGCCCGACACCGGCCGTCGCGTGTTGCCGGTGGTGCCACACATGGTGGCTCTGGACCACTGGGCGCCCGAGGTGGTCCGGCTGATGGTGGACATCGCCTTCGGTCGATCCCGGACCTGGACCGGATGGGACTGGGCCGGCCTCGAGGTACTGCCGCAACTGCCGAGGGTGACCCACGGCCGAGTGGTCGCCGCACCCCGACGCTGGATCCCGTCCCGCGCGATGCGCGCCTCGGTCGGCGAGCCACGCGAGTTCGATCGCGCGCTGCGCGAATGGAGCGATCGCTACGAAGTGCCGGATCGGGTGCAGCTGGTCGACGGGGACCGCGCGCACGGCCTCGATCTGGACAGCGCGTGGCACCGCACGCTGCTGCGCCACGAGATGCGCCGGAGTCGGATCGCCCTCCTGGAGGACCTGACCGAGCGGGGCCGAGGGTGCGGCTGGGCGGCGGGACACCGCACCGAACTGGTCGTCCCTCTCGTCCGCCGCCGACCGACCCGGACGACCCGCCCGGACGTCCCGGCAGTTCCCGCGCGGATCCCGGCCCCCCTGCCGGATCGCTACCATCTCCCGGGCGAGGACTGGCTGTTCGTCAAGCTGTACGCGATACCCGGCACACACGACGAACTGCTGCGGACACACCTGCCCACGCTCCTCGACACCGTCGGCGGGCACATCGACCGGTGGTTCTTCATCCGCTACCTGGACCCCCGGCCGCACGTTCGCGTCCGCCTGCACGGCGATCCGGCACGACTGCGCGAGGTCGTCCTGCCCGAACTCGCCAGGCGGGTGCGGGTGATGCGCGAACGAGGCGCGATCCGCTCGATGGCACTCGATGTGTACGAGCCCGAGACGGACCGGTACGCGGGGCCGGACGCACTCGTCGCGGCGGAACGCCTGTTCACCCTCGACAGCAGGTCGGCGCTGGCCCAACTGGGCATGCGGGCGCGCGGCGGGCTCGCGGTGCCGAACGAGGTGCTGATCGCGGTCAACCACGCGTTGCTCCTGGAGAGCCTGGGCGACTGGGACTGGTGCTCCTGGGTCGTGTCCGCCTTCGTCAAGGGTCCCGCCCAAACCGTGTTCCGCCGGCATCGCCCCCTGGTTCGGGAACTGATCCGCCCCGGCCGCACGGCGGCGGCGGTCGAACAGCGGTTGGGCGTATCGGCCCTGGCCGACATGTGGACCCGGCCGGCCGAGGGACGCGCCTACGGGAGGACCGTACTGTCCGACAGCGGTCGGCGACCCGCGAACGCCCGGCACGAGAACGCGCTGCTCGGCCTGCTGCACATGCAACACAACCGACTGCTCGGCATCGACCGGGCGAGCGAGGGTCGCGGCTACGCGATCCTGCGCGGCATCGCGAGCGACCATCTGGGCCGACTCGCACACCCGCCGCGCCAGTGGCCCACGGATGTCGAGGGAGACCGCCGCGATGACGGATGA